A window from uncultured Desulfobacter sp. encodes these proteins:
- the gcvA gene encoding transcriptional regulator GcvA, with protein sequence MKETHYHCLPSLNGLKFFEAAARHLSFTRAARELNVTQGAVSRQIKLLENQLNVILFHRTHRKLDLTEQGRILARDLARAFNIMTEAVVRIKHRPQDLNLKVHPTFAIRWLIPQLHKFQALYPDIQVRFTTSSVNVDFSKENFDAGITHLGEDVPGINRTLILKEQLIPVCAPQLLKTQPVVNDPKNIKHYMLLHNSPDLKEWAAWADQNGIQNFPLEKSRVFEVDDAALQAATAGLGLALGDLFLIRDELESGRLVAPFGRTPIRTGNYYFSWPELNHNSKGVDAFKQWLVNNLPSEGI encoded by the coding sequence ATGAAAGAAACCCATTACCACTGTCTGCCGTCCCTGAACGGACTTAAATTTTTCGAGGCCGCAGCCAGACATTTAAGCTTTACCCGGGCCGCCCGGGAACTCAACGTCACCCAGGGCGCGGTCAGTCGCCAGATCAAGCTGCTGGAAAACCAGCTGAACGTAATTCTGTTCCACCGGACCCACCGAAAACTGGATCTCACGGAGCAGGGACGGATTCTGGCCCGGGATCTGGCAAGGGCTTTCAACATCATGACCGAAGCGGTTGTCAGGATCAAACACCGGCCCCAGGATCTGAATCTAAAGGTCCACCCTACATTTGCCATCCGCTGGCTAATCCCCCAGCTTCATAAATTCCAGGCTCTCTATCCGGACATCCAGGTCCGGTTTACCACATCCAGCGTGAATGTGGATTTTTCAAAGGAAAATTTTGATGCCGGCATCACCCACCTGGGAGAAGACGTGCCCGGCATCAACCGAACGCTTATCTTAAAGGAACAGCTCATCCCTGTTTGTGCTCCGCAACTGCTCAAGACACAACCTGTCGTCAATGACCCTAAAAATATCAAACACTATATGCTGCTGCATAACAGCCCGGATTTAAAGGAATGGGCCGCGTGGGCAGACCAGAACGGCATTCAAAATTTCCCCCTGGAAAAAAGCCGGGTCTTTGAGGTGGACGATGCCGCGTTACAGGCCGCCACAGCGGGTTTGGGGCTGGCCCTGGGAGATCTTTTCCTAATCCGGGACGAGCTTGAATCCGGGCGCCTGGTCGCTCCCTTTGGGCGAACGCCCATCCGTACGGGAAATTATTATTTTTCCTGGCCCGAGCTGAACCACAACTCAAAGGGGGTCGATGCTTTCAAACAATGGCTGGTTAATAATCTGCCCTCCGAAGGCATATAG
- a CDS encoding amino acid ABC transporter ATP-binding protein, whose amino-acid sequence MPSNFKENTVKPLLRVENLTKSFGSSQVIKGVSFEVTPSEVVVVIGSSGTGKSTMLQCLNLLHQPSGGKIFLEDTEITAPGMDEDLVRRQMGMVFQDFNLFNHLSVLDNVTVGMTKVLKMKKQAAHDKAMAELSRVGMADHADKYPAQLSGGQKQRVGIARALGMSPKVMLFDEPTSALDPELTGEVLAVMKKLAADGMTMIVVSHEMGFAREVADRVIFMEGGYILEQGTPDQVFTNPESERTRAFLSLINQLEG is encoded by the coding sequence ATGCCGTCAAATTTTAAGGAAAATACCGTGAAGCCGCTTTTAAGAGTTGAGAATTTAACCAAGTCATTCGGATCCAGCCAGGTCATCAAGGGGGTAAGCTTTGAGGTGACCCCCAGCGAAGTGGTGGTGGTTATCGGCAGCAGCGGCACGGGAAAAAGCACCATGCTCCAATGCCTGAACCTGCTCCACCAGCCCTCGGGGGGAAAGATCTTTCTGGAGGATACCGAGATAACGGCCCCGGGCATGGACGAGGATCTGGTCCGCCGCCAGATGGGCATGGTCTTCCAGGACTTCAACCTCTTTAACCACCTGTCGGTTTTAGACAACGTCACCGTGGGGATGACAAAAGTTCTGAAAATGAAAAAGCAGGCGGCCCATGATAAAGCCATGGCCGAACTGTCCCGGGTGGGCATGGCGGATCATGCGGACAAGTACCCGGCCCAGTTGTCCGGGGGCCAGAAACAGCGGGTGGGCATTGCCCGGGCCCTGGGCATGTCCCCCAAGGTCATGCTCTTTGACGAGCCCACTTCTGCCCTGGATCCGGAGCTTACCGGCGAGGTGCTGGCCGTGATGAAAAAACTGGCCGCCGACGGCATGACCATGATTGTGGTCTCCCACGAAATGGGGTTTGCCCGGGAGGTGGCCGACCGGGTGATCTTCATGGAGGGCGGGTACATCCTCGAACAGGGCACCCCGGATCAGGTTTTTACCAATCCCGAATCCGAACGGACCCGGGCCTTTCTCTCCCTGATCAACCAGCTGGAGGGATAA
- a CDS encoding GntR family transcriptional regulator, whose amino-acid sequence MKNRNLTSIVFDDIRKKILNYQLLPGNRISDTEIAETMNISRSPVRQALFRLAEHGLIESRHNRGFIVKVFSAKEIEDLHVLREALELSAIDLVIENMTRETAQGLQHAVDRLKPLIDQNNLAEITNIDWQFHNLIIKGGGNTLMIEFYRSLQDRIKISFPHLQTPGPAMWEIYDEHKQILDNILYKNTAGAKYAMSSHLRGALEINLTATRKQKPQTP is encoded by the coding sequence ATGAAAAACAGAAACCTAACAAGCATTGTGTTCGATGACATTCGCAAAAAAATCTTAAATTACCAGCTGCTGCCCGGCAACCGGATTTCAGACACGGAAATTGCCGAAACAATGAACATCAGCCGGTCCCCCGTGCGCCAGGCCCTGTTTCGCCTGGCCGAACACGGACTGATAGAATCCCGCCACAACCGCGGCTTTATTGTTAAAGTCTTTTCAGCCAAAGAGATAGAAGACCTGCATGTGCTGCGCGAGGCCCTGGAGCTGAGCGCCATTGATCTGGTGATTGAAAATATGACCCGGGAGACGGCCCAAGGCCTGCAGCATGCCGTGGACCGATTGAAACCATTGATTGATCAAAACAACCTTGCCGAAATAACAAATATTGACTGGCAGTTTCACAACCTGATCATCAAAGGCGGCGGCAACACCCTGATGATTGAATTTTACCGCAGCCTGCAGGACCGGATCAAAATATCATTTCCCCATTTACAGACCCCGGGTCCTGCCATGTGGGAAATTTATGACGAACACAAACAGATCCTGGACAATATCCTGTATAAAAACACGGCCGGGGCCAAGTATGCCATGTCCAGTCACCTGAGAGGGGCTTTGGAAATCAACCTGACGGCCACCCGAAAACAGAAACCCCAAACCCCCTGA
- a CDS encoding ABC transporter ATP-binding protein — MQLEITNLNKTYAGKVTALKDVSLTIGTGMFGLLGENGAGKSSLMRIIATLQDADSGTVRFNGIDVLAAPEKLRRQLGYLPQEFGVYPSVTAEELLAHIADLKGIASVGERKDQVDALLQKVNLWDQRKRKIGGFSGGMKQRFGIAQALLGNPKLIIVDEPTAGLDPVERNRFYNLLSEIGEHTVVILSTHIVEDVSTLCNNMAILGRGRVLRVGTPRALEQSLDGLLWTKSIQKEELDGYRERTDVLSSHFHLGTLNLTICAEADPGDGFVSKPPSLADTYFHTLKTMTSNQ, encoded by the coding sequence ATGCAGCTTGAAATAACCAATTTGAACAAGACTTATGCCGGGAAAGTCACCGCGTTAAAGGACGTCTCCCTCACCATCGGGACCGGCATGTTCGGCCTGCTCGGTGAGAACGGGGCCGGAAAATCCTCTTTGATGCGTATTATCGCCACCCTCCAGGACGCAGATTCCGGAACGGTTCGCTTCAATGGTATTGATGTGCTGGCAGCCCCCGAAAAACTGCGAAGACAACTGGGGTATCTGCCCCAGGAATTCGGGGTGTATCCTTCGGTGACAGCAGAAGAACTGCTCGCCCATATTGCGGATTTAAAAGGCATTGCAAGTGTTGGTGAACGAAAGGACCAGGTGGATGCGCTGCTGCAGAAGGTCAACCTCTGGGATCAGCGGAAAAGAAAAATAGGCGGATTTTCCGGCGGGATGAAGCAGCGGTTCGGCATTGCCCAGGCCCTATTGGGCAACCCCAAGCTGATCATTGTTGATGAGCCCACCGCCGGTCTGGACCCGGTGGAGCGCAACCGCTTTTACAACCTGCTGTCAGAAATCGGCGAACACACGGTGGTGATCCTGTCCACCCATATTGTCGAGGATGTGAGCACCCTTTGCAACAATATGGCTATTTTGGGCCGGGGTAGGGTCCTTCGGGTGGGTACTCCCAGGGCGCTTGAACAAAGCCTTGACGGCCTCTTGTGGACCAAATCAATTCAAAAGGAGGAATTGGACGGGTATCGTGAACGAACGGACGTGCTTTCCAGCCACTTTCATCTGGGCACGCTCAATCTTACCATCTGTGCCGAGGCAGACCCCGGCGACGGTTTTGTTTCCAAACCGCCCAGTCTGGCAGATACCTATTTTCATACCCTGAAAACAATGACGTCCAATCAGTAG
- a CDS encoding transporter substrate-binding domain-containing protein, whose product MMKKIVSAVLALGLILSLAVSASAADKLVVGTSADYPPYEFTDADGNFTGFDMDLVRAIGEKMGKEVKIVDMGFDTLIAALQKKKIDVVIAAMQATEDRKTQVDFSVVYHDIADALLVKADSDITLTSVFDSTTYKVGGQTGTVQEKWIQDNLIKTGKLPKENYFSYERVDNAAMDLKNGRIDVLHIQSDPAKALAEKNGLKVALVTRETISAGQSLAVTKGNTELVNAINKAIEELKTDGTIDKLIEKYNLL is encoded by the coding sequence ATGATGAAAAAAATTGTAAGTGCAGTGCTTGCTTTAGGCCTTATCCTGAGCCTTGCCGTTTCGGCATCGGCTGCGGATAAACTGGTTGTGGGAACCTCCGCAGACTATCCCCCTTACGAATTCACCGATGCTGACGGCAATTTTACAGGCTTTGACATGGATCTGGTCCGGGCCATCGGCGAAAAGATGGGCAAAGAAGTAAAGATCGTGGACATGGGATTTGATACCCTGATCGCAGCCCTTCAGAAAAAAAAAATTGATGTGGTCATCGCCGCCATGCAGGCCACCGAGGACCGCAAAACACAGGTGGATTTTTCCGTGGTCTACCACGACATTGCCGACGCCCTGCTGGTCAAGGCCGATTCGGACATTACCCTGACATCCGTGTTTGACTCCACTACTTATAAAGTGGGCGGACAAACCGGAACCGTCCAGGAAAAATGGATCCAGGACAACCTGATTAAAACCGGCAAGCTGCCCAAGGAGAACTACTTTTCCTATGAACGGGTGGACAATGCCGCCATGGATCTAAAAAACGGCCGCATTGACGTGCTGCACATCCAGTCCGACCCGGCCAAAGCCCTGGCCGAAAAAAACGGCCTTAAAGTGGCCCTGGTCACCCGGGAAACCATTTCCGCAGGACAAAGCCTGGCCGTAACTAAAGGAAACACTGAACTTGTCAACGCCATCAACAAGGCCATTGAGGAACTCAAGACAGACGGAACCATAGACAAACTCATAGAGAAGTACAATCTGCTCTAA
- a CDS encoding response regulator, with product MSVFDRLSLKNRMVFSFSLIIILFVALSISTYRQIEVLNELTQTLYTHPLQVSNAALEAKAGVLAMHRSMKDVSTAQSQADISLAIQEVREKEAVVYRELNLIKRYILGKEGRQLIESTILLFDGWKPIRLEVQDFVLKGDRTSANLITRKKGADYVAHLERRMEELTRYARNKADGFMQDALKTQRRVYIHILTSITLFMCLAITIGYLLSSSILGAIETFRQTIARITQTGELEQTTVKGNHEIAALASHFNRLIHRLQGQFWLQRMGNELIHALSGNLGFEEMLDKGCTHLCQSLKNCAGAIYTYDESTAQCRLSYYYAAPEGGQFAKRFDLGEGLVGQAAKDKKEIMLSRPAPGDASVKSGRQNQTPSDIIAVPMLYKNHLFGVFEVAFFDPADTPKQQYLLSAIRSFSVLLYAARKKEQVNQLLNNAQKANEQLLSLNTEIEHQSEELSQKNISLERQQKQVEEANRLKSEFLSNMSHELRTPLNSVNALSRVLITQAGDKLTPEEKNYLEIIERNGKRLLALINDILDLSKIESGKMELDYTRFSLARTIDNIMESLSPLARNKNIQLDTQLSETLPMLESDEAKVHQVLENIIANAVKFTEKGGVTVSALEQNGHVEITIKDSGIGISSKDLKTIFEEFRQSDGTTTRKYEGTGLGLAIAYKAVQLMSGEIKVSSVIDQGSTFIVTLPVNPQGAPQKPLQKESLPGDMKKKPPSILIVDDDKKTRELLSDAFQRQGYATLTAATGRQALNYARTHPILAITLDVIMPEMDGWEVLTRLKEDPVTAKIPVVIVSVSDDRSTGLALGAEGYVNKPLDREQLIGEIEKIHQTMPSTVMIVDDNETERNQAALWLTREGAQVITADSGEQCLEMLESNLPDMMVIDLMMPGMNGFELIKAIRANPETSGIPVLVLTAKDLSPEEKRALEMNASSILLKTPECTGQLFEQVNKVLKTAIAPRLSRPIAPKPGTSSPVVLIVEDNPDNMTTIKAILPKGLDVKEAEDGRQGLDMARAMTPDLIFLDMALPQMDGFEVVAALKKEDRTKHIPVVALTAQAMQGDKQRILGAGCDDYIPKPINPEALRKKVRFWLQTDPEEKQ from the coding sequence ATGAGTGTTTTTGACAGGTTGTCATTAAAAAACCGGATGGTGTTTTCATTTTCCCTGATTATTATCCTGTTTGTGGCATTGAGTATCAGCACCTACCGTCAAATAGAAGTCCTCAATGAGCTTACACAGACACTGTACACCCATCCACTTCAGGTATCCAATGCAGCCCTGGAAGCCAAAGCCGGGGTGCTTGCCATGCATCGATCCATGAAAGATGTCTCAACCGCCCAAAGTCAGGCCGATATTTCCCTGGCCATCCAGGAGGTCCGGGAAAAAGAGGCGGTGGTATACCGAGAACTGAATCTGATCAAGCGCTATATCCTGGGCAAAGAAGGCAGGCAGCTGATTGAAAGTACCATCCTGCTTTTTGATGGCTGGAAGCCCATTCGGCTGGAGGTCCAGGACTTTGTTCTCAAAGGGGACAGGACTTCAGCCAACCTGATCACCCGAAAAAAAGGCGCCGATTACGTCGCCCACCTGGAAAGGCGCATGGAAGAGCTCACCCGTTACGCCCGAAACAAGGCAGACGGATTTATGCAGGATGCGCTCAAAACCCAGCGCCGGGTTTATATTCATATCCTCACCTCAATTACCCTTTTTATGTGTCTGGCAATCACCATCGGTTATCTGTTGTCTTCGAGCATCCTGGGCGCCATTGAAACATTTCGCCAAACCATCGCCCGGATCACCCAGACAGGAGAACTGGAGCAGACAACCGTCAAGGGAAATCATGAAATTGCTGCACTGGCAAGTCATTTCAACCGCCTGATTCACCGTCTGCAAGGACAGTTCTGGCTTCAGCGCATGGGAAATGAACTGATTCACGCCCTATCCGGAAACCTTGGATTTGAGGAGATGCTGGATAAAGGCTGCACCCACCTTTGTCAAAGCCTGAAGAACTGCGCCGGCGCCATATACACCTATGATGAATCAACAGCCCAATGCCGCCTCAGTTACTATTACGCGGCTCCCGAAGGCGGTCAGTTCGCCAAACGCTTTGATCTGGGAGAGGGACTTGTGGGCCAGGCCGCAAAAGATAAAAAAGAAATTATGCTCTCCCGGCCAGCGCCTGGTGACGCATCGGTCAAATCCGGCAGACAAAACCAAACCCCTTCGGATATTATAGCCGTCCCCATGTTGTATAAAAACCATCTGTTTGGTGTTTTTGAAGTCGCCTTTTTTGACCCTGCGGATACGCCAAAACAGCAATACCTGCTTTCCGCCATCCGGTCGTTTTCCGTGCTGCTCTACGCAGCCCGAAAAAAAGAACAGGTGAACCAGCTGCTTAACAACGCCCAAAAGGCCAATGAACAGCTACTATCTTTAAATACGGAGATCGAGCATCAGTCCGAGGAGTTAAGCCAAAAAAATATTTCCCTTGAACGCCAGCAAAAACAGGTGGAAGAAGCCAACCGTTTAAAAAGTGAATTCCTATCCAATATGAGCCATGAGCTGCGAACCCCGCTGAACTCAGTGAACGCATTGTCACGGGTATTGATTACCCAGGCCGGCGATAAATTAACCCCGGAGGAAAAAAATTATCTGGAAATCATTGAACGCAACGGCAAACGCCTGCTGGCATTGATCAACGACATTCTCGACCTGTCCAAAATAGAGTCGGGCAAGATGGAACTGGATTACACCCGCTTTTCCCTTGCCCGCACAATTGACAATATCATGGAAAGCCTTTCACCACTTGCCCGGAATAAAAATATCCAGCTTGACACCCAGCTTTCCGAAACACTTCCCATGCTTGAAAGTGATGAGGCCAAGGTCCATCAGGTGCTTGAAAACATCATTGCCAATGCGGTGAAGTTCACAGAAAAAGGTGGGGTCACGGTGTCGGCCCTTGAACAAAACGGCCATGTTGAAATCACCATTAAAGATTCGGGTATCGGTATCTCTTCTAAAGATCTAAAAACCATATTTGAAGAATTCCGGCAGTCCGACGGCACCACAACCCGGAAATATGAAGGTACCGGGCTTGGGCTGGCCATCGCCTACAAAGCGGTTCAGTTGATGAGCGGAGAAATCAAAGTGTCCTCCGTAATTGACCAAGGCAGCACGTTTATTGTCACGCTCCCGGTCAATCCCCAGGGTGCCCCCCAGAAGCCTCTGCAAAAAGAATCTTTGCCAGGGGACATGAAGAAAAAACCACCCAGCATCCTCATTGTGGATGATGACAAAAAAACGCGGGAACTTTTGAGCGATGCATTTCAAAGACAGGGTTATGCCACCCTGACCGCAGCCACAGGCAGGCAGGCGCTTAACTATGCCAGGACCCATCCCATTTTGGCCATCACCCTGGATGTCATCATGCCCGAAATGGACGGGTGGGAAGTATTGACGCGGTTAAAAGAAGACCCGGTTACCGCTAAAATTCCTGTGGTTATTGTATCTGTGTCCGACGACCGCAGTACCGGGCTGGCTCTGGGTGCCGAAGGGTATGTGAACAAACCCCTGGATCGGGAACAACTGATCGGTGAAATTGAAAAAATTCACCAGACAATGCCGTCCACGGTGATGATCGTGGATGATAATGAAACAGAGCGCAACCAGGCGGCCCTGTGGCTCACCCGGGAGGGCGCCCAGGTCATTACCGCAGACTCCGGGGAGCAATGCCTGGAAATGCTCGAATCCAACTTGCCCGATATGATGGTCATAGATCTGATGATGCCCGGAATGAACGGTTTTGAACTGATTAAAGCCATCCGGGCCAATCCGGAAACATCCGGTATCCCTGTTCTGGTATTAACCGCCAAAGATCTCTCCCCCGAAGAGAAAAGGGCCCTGGAGATGAACGCCTCCTCCATTCTGCTAAAAACACCGGAATGTACCGGGCAGTTATTCGAACAGGTTAACAAGGTTTTAAAAACCGCCATTGCTCCCCGATTGTCCCGACCGATTGCCCCCAAGCCAGGAACCTCCAGCCCCGTGGTTTTGATCGTGGAAGACAACCCGGACAATATGACCACCATCAAAGCAATACTACCCAAAGGATTAGATGTGAAGGAGGCCGAAGATGGGCGTCAGGGACTGGATATGGCAAGAGCCATGACCCCGGATCTCATTTTTCTGGACATGGCCCTGCCCCAAATGGATGGGTTTGAAGTTGTCGCCGCCTTAAAAAAAGAAGACCGGACAAAACACATTCCCGTTGTCGCGTTAACGGCCCAGGCCATGCAGGGAGACAAGCAGCGAATCCTCGGGGCAGGCTGCGATGACTATATTCCCAAACCCATCAACCCGGAAGCGTTGAGAAAAAAAGTGCGGTTCTGGCTGCAGACAGATCCGGAGGAGAAACAATGA
- the rocD gene encoding ornithine--oxo-acid transaminase translates to MKTKEYIALEDQYGAKNYKPLDVVLCKGEGIWVWDADGNKYMDCLSAYSAVNQGHCHPKIRQAMIDQANKLTLTSRAFRNDQLPLLYEELCSLTHSHKVLPMNSGAEAVETVIKCARKWGYESKNVGENEAEIIVCNNNFHGRTLSIIGFSTDENARKNFGPFTPGFVNIPFGDADALEKAIGPNTVAFFVEPIQGEAGVIIPPKGYLKQVREICSRKKILMILDEIQTGLGRTGKLLAEEHEGVQADLTLIGKALSGGFYPVSAVLSNDEVLGLLQPGQHGSTFGGNPMACAVSRMALKVLVEENMIENAADMGTYFLDQLKQIDCPAIKEIRGIGLMIAVELHENTPGGARAICERLAGLGILCKETHTYTIRFAPPLVITKADIDWAMARISMAFKDVKSASEDNR, encoded by the coding sequence ATGAAAACAAAAGAATATATTGCCCTTGAAGACCAGTATGGCGCCAAAAATTATAAACCCCTGGATGTGGTTCTTTGCAAGGGCGAGGGCATCTGGGTGTGGGATGCGGACGGCAATAAGTACATGGACTGCCTGTCTGCATATTCTGCCGTGAACCAGGGCCATTGCCACCCTAAAATTCGCCAGGCCATGATAGACCAGGCCAATAAATTGACCCTGACCTCCCGGGCGTTTCGAAATGACCAGCTTCCCCTGCTGTATGAGGAATTATGTTCATTGACCCATTCCCACAAGGTACTGCCCATGAATTCAGGGGCGGAAGCGGTTGAAACCGTGATCAAATGTGCAAGAAAATGGGGATATGAATCCAAGAATGTGGGGGAAAATGAGGCTGAGATCATTGTCTGCAACAACAATTTCCATGGCCGGACCTTGTCTATCATCGGGTTTTCCACCGATGAGAATGCCCGGAAGAATTTCGGACCGTTTACCCCGGGGTTTGTCAATATTCCCTTTGGAGATGCCGACGCACTGGAAAAGGCCATCGGGCCAAATACCGTCGCATTTTTTGTGGAACCCATCCAGGGCGAGGCCGGGGTGATTATCCCGCCCAAAGGCTATCTTAAACAGGTCAGAGAGATCTGCAGCCGCAAAAAGATCCTGATGATTTTAGATGAGATCCAGACGGGCCTGGGCCGGACTGGAAAGCTTCTTGCCGAAGAGCATGAAGGGGTTCAGGCCGATTTAACCCTGATCGGAAAAGCCTTGTCCGGCGGATTTTATCCCGTGTCCGCGGTTCTGTCCAATGATGAAGTATTAGGGCTGCTGCAGCCGGGTCAGCATGGGTCCACCTTCGGCGGCAACCCCATGGCCTGCGCTGTCTCGCGCATGGCGTTAAAGGTGCTGGTGGAAGAAAACATGATCGAAAATGCCGCTGACATGGGAACTTATTTTTTAGACCAGCTCAAACAAATCGATTGCCCGGCCATCAAAGAGATCCGGGGAATCGGCCTGATGATTGCCGTGGAGCTTCATGAAAACACCCCGGGAGGTGCCAGGGCCATATGCGAACGTCTTGCCGGGCTGGGAATCCTGTGCAAGGAAACCCATACCTATACCATCCGGTTTGCCCCGCCCCTGGTGATCACCAAGGCCGACATTGACTGGGCCATGGCCCGGATCTCCATGGCGTTTAAGGATGTCAAATCGGCGTCAGAAGACAATCGGTAA
- a CDS encoding amino acid ABC transporter permease → MHEFLAYAAMALPDMLRGTLITLKVTAGSLLIGLAIGLPMALVRVYGGKLLQPFCTAYLTLFRGTPLLVQLFVVYYGLPEAGISFSRMGAAFFTLGCNSAAYQCEYFRGALLSVSQGQMKAARAIGMSRLSGIRHIILPQALRLVIPTWSNEFIAMVKYTAVIFLIAVPDLMGEAKMLSSQHFAPIPTYILVALIYLVLVGVMSLAVHMLQKRLSVPGLSFTAEDH, encoded by the coding sequence ATGCACGAATTTTTGGCCTACGCCGCCATGGCCCTGCCGGACATGCTCAGGGGCACCCTGATCACCTTGAAGGTAACTGCAGGCTCTTTGCTCATCGGCCTTGCCATCGGGCTGCCCATGGCCCTGGTCCGGGTTTACGGCGGCAAACTGCTGCAGCCGTTCTGCACGGCCTATCTCACCCTGTTCCGCGGCACCCCCCTGCTGGTCCAGCTTTTTGTGGTCTATTACGGCCTGCCCGAGGCCGGAATTTCCTTTTCCCGCATGGGTGCGGCGTTTTTCACCCTGGGATGCAACTCCGCCGCCTACCAGTGCGAGTATTTCAGAGGCGCCCTGCTGTCGGTGTCCCAGGGCCAGATGAAGGCGGCCCGGGCCATCGGCATGAGCCGTCTGTCAGGTATCCGGCATATTATCCTGCCCCAGGCCCTGCGCCTGGTCATTCCGACCTGGTCCAATGAGTTCATCGCCATGGTCAAGTATACGGCCGTCATTTTTCTCATTGCCGTACCCGATCTCATGGGCGAAGCCAAGATGCTCTCCAGCCAGCATTTTGCCCCCATCCCCACCTACATTCTCGTGGCACTGATCTATCTGGTCCTCGTAGGCGTCATGAGCCTGGCCGTCCACATGCTCCAGAAAAGGCTATCTGTGCCCGGGCTGAGTTTCACTGCAGAAGACCATTAA
- a CDS encoding amino acid ABC transporter permease, with protein MDGLTGAAGMMKFLLPGLGVTVSVTAIALSIGCLFGAAMAVFRVYGGPVSKSIATVYSIVIRAIPVIVIIFILFFVISEFIDLTPFMSGAIALGFASGAYQTEIFRGAILAIPTGQMRAARAIGMSRVTAIRTIILPQAFRVAIPSLINEISLVLKDSSLVFVIGVPELLRRAQYASASTMEPLLAFGCAAAFYIVMTLILSKLLEAVERKYAVKF; from the coding sequence ATGGACGGGTTAACCGGCGCAGCCGGGATGATGAAATTTCTGCTCCCGGGGTTGGGCGTAACAGTGTCGGTGACGGCCATCGCTCTAAGTATCGGGTGTCTCTTCGGGGCAGCCATGGCGGTGTTCAGAGTCTACGGCGGCCCCGTGTCCAAGAGCATTGCCACAGTATACAGTATCGTGATCCGGGCGATCCCCGTGATTGTTATCATCTTTATTCTCTTTTTTGTCATCTCGGAATTCATAGACCTGACCCCTTTCATGTCCGGGGCCATTGCCCTGGGCTTTGCCTCGGGCGCCTATCAGACCGAAATCTTCCGGGGCGCCATCCTGGCCATCCCAACCGGCCAGATGCGGGCGGCCCGGGCCATCGGTATGAGCCGGGTTACGGCGATCCGTACGATTATCCTGCCCCAGGCGTTCAGGGTGGCCATTCCCTCCCTGATCAACGAAATTTCCCTGGTACTCAAGGACTCCTCCCTGGTGTTTGTCATCGGGGTGCCGGAGCTGCTGCGCCGGGCCCAGTACGCCAGTGCCTCGACCATGGAACCGCTTCTGGCATTCGGCTGTGCCGCAGCCTTTTACATTGTCATGACCCTGATCTTAAGCAAACTGCTTGAAGCCGTGGAAAGAAAATATGCCGTCAAATTTTAA